The Euphorbia lathyris chromosome 8, ddEupLath1.1, whole genome shotgun sequence genome has a window encoding:
- the LOC136202437 gene encoding NADH-ubiquinone oxidoreductase chain 6 translates to MILSVLSSPALVSGLMVARAKNPVHSVLFPILVFRDTSGLLLLLGLDFSAMIFPVVYIGAIAVLFLFVVMMFHIQIAEIHEEVLRYLPVSGIIGLILWWEMFFILDNESIPLLPTQRNTISLRYTVYAGKVRSWTNLETLGNLLYTYYFVWFLLPSLILLVAMIGAIVLTMHRTTKVKRQDIFRQNAIDFRRTIMIRTTEDPLTIYYL, encoded by the coding sequence ATGATACTTTCTGTTTTGTCGAGCCCTGCTTTGGTCTCTGGTTTGATGGTTGCACGTGCTAAAAATCCGGTACATTCCGTTTTGTTTCCCATCCTAGTCTTTCGCGATACTTCAGGTTTACTTCTTTTGTTAGGTCTCGACTTCTCCGCTATGATCTTCCCAGTAGTTTATATAGGAGCTATAGCTGTTTTATTCCTATTCGTTGTTATGATGTTCCATATTCAAATAGCGGAGATTCACGAAGAAGTCTTGCGCTATTTACCAGTGAGTGGTATTATTGGACTGATCCTTTGGTgggaaatgttcttcattttagATAATGAAAGCATTCCATTATTACCAACCCAAAGAAATACGATTTCTCTGAGATATACGGTTTATGCCGGAAAGGTACGAAGTTGGACTAATTTGGAAACATTGGGGAATTTACTTTATACCTACTATTTCGTCTGGTTTTTACTTCCTAGTCTTATTTTATTAGTAGCCATGATTGGGGCTATAGTACTGACTATGCATAGGACTACTAAGGTGAAAAGACAAGATATATTTCGACAAAATGCTATTGATTTTAGGCGAACTATAATGATACGGACGACAGAGGACCCACTCACGATCTACTATTTATAG